One window of the Thunnus albacares chromosome 3, fThuAlb1.1, whole genome shotgun sequence genome contains the following:
- the poll gene encoding DNA polymerase lambda isoform X2, with protein MEPRHGIMKAFPKVKRARVLQGKEAPPLKKKPDECDITGNTFNGVTVYILTAGIGNARCQIFQRQIHQNGGQTASSLCPGVTHVVVDDNMDSGRALRLLKVDCMPSGVQLVKCTWLSLCISEKQLLDEASYSLLLPKRDSETQHENMKKDLLNDKPVAETIVEPVSDQTKQEETVHMTVLESKEEVRGEEDGVSQSDLEALITGQQHKEETPSLSLDPGPDSAAQKPVSGKWVCAHSSQSKTNNFNKHITDKLEVLAKAYTHQGDKWRALSYSKAVNALKSYHKPVTSYQEACQIPGIGKRMADKIDEIMESGHLRKLDHIGDAVPVLELFTNIWGAGAKTAQLWYQQGFRTLEDIRTKAHLNNTQKIGLKHYDDFLDRMPREEAAAIEKVVRDAALAIEPGLVAMACGSYRRGKATCGDVDVLISHPDGKSHKGIFSKVLQILHDSGFLTDDLVSHEENGDQKKYMGVCRLPGPGHRHRRLDVIVVPYNEFACAVMYFTGSAHFNRSMRAMAKTKNMSLSEHSLNEGVVRQGSLKVHGGTPLPTPTEKEVFSLLGIPYREPCERDW; from the exons ATGGAACCTCGCCACGGGATCATGAAAGCTTTCCCAAAAGTTAAAAGAGCCAGAGTTCTTCAGGGAAAGGAAGCCCCCCCTTTAAAGAAGAAACCTGATGAATGTGATATCACAG GAAACACTTTTAATGGTGTCACAGTGTACATCCTGACTGCTGGAATAGGAAATGCCAGATGTCAGATCTTCCAAAGACAAATTCATCAGAATGGAGGACAGACGGCGAGTTCACTGTGTCCCGGTGTCACTCACGTTGTGGTAGATGACAACATGGACAGTGGCAGGGCTCTGCGATTACTGAAGGTGGACTGCATGCCCTCTGGAGTCCAACTGGTGAAATGCACTTGGTTGAGCTTGTGCATCAGTGAGAAACAACTGCTGGATGAAGCCAGCTACAGTCTTCTTTTACCCAAGAG GGACTCTGaaacacaacatgaaaatatgaaaaaagactTGCTGAATGATAAGCCTGTTGCAGAAACTATTGTAGAGCCAGTGTCTGATCAAACCAAGCAAGAGGAAACCGTACACATG ACAGTCCTAGAAAGCAAAGAGGAAGTGCGAGGGGAAGAAGACGGCGTCTCTCAAAGTGACCTGGAAGCTCTCATCACTGGCCAGCAACACAAAGAGGAGACTCCTAGCCTCAGCCTCGATCCCGGTCCAGACTCTGCTGCTCAGAAGCCGGTCTCAGGGAAGTGGGTCTGCGCCCATTCCTCTCAGTCCAAAACTAATAACTTCAACAAGCACATCACAGACAAACTAGAAGTGCTGGCCAAGGCTTACACACACCAAGGAGACAAGTGGAGGGCACTGAGTTACTCCAAGGCTGTGAACGCACTGAAGAGCTACCACAAGCCTGTTACATCATATCAG GAGGCTTGTCAGATCCCAGGGATTGGAAAACGCATGGCCGACAAAATTGATGAAATAATGGAAAGTGGTCACCTGCGGAAGTTAGATCACATTGGAGATGCTGTGCCAGTACTGGAGCTTTTTACTAACATCTGGGGTGCAGGAGCTAAGACTGCACAGTTATGGTATCAACAG GGATTTCGCACTTTGGAGGACATCCGCACAAAAGCCCACCTGAACAACACTCAGAAAATAGGACTCAAGCACTACGACGACTTTCTTGACAGAATGCCcagagaagaagcagcagccatTGAGAAAGTG GTGAGGGATGCTGCTCTGGCCATAGAGCCGGGCCTGGTGGCAATGGCATGTGGTTCCTACCGCCGGGGAAAAGCCACATGTGGAGATGTTGATGTACTTATATCTCACCCTGACGGAAAGTCCCACAAGGGCATTTTCAGCAAAGTGTTGCAGATCCTCCATGACAGTG GGTTTCTGACAGATGACCTGGTGAGCCACGAGGAGAATGGAGATCAGAAAAAATACATGGGTGTGTGCCGCTTGCCAGGACCAGGCCACCGCCATCGCAGGCTGGACGTCATCGTGGTGCCCTACAATGAGTTTGCCTGTGCCGTCATGTATTTCACGGGGTCGGCGCACTTCAACCGCTCAATGAGGGCCATggcaaagacaaaaaacatgagCTTATCTGAGCACTCTCTTAACGAAGGCGTGGTGCGTCAAGGTAGCTTGAAGGTGCATGGTGGCACTCCACTTCCCACACCTACAGAGAAGGAAGTGTTTAGTCTGTTAGGCATACCATACAGGGAGCCTTGTGAAAGGGACTGGTGA
- the poll gene encoding DNA polymerase lambda isoform X1: protein MEPRHGIMKAFPKVKRARVLQGKEAPPLKKKPDECDITGNTFNGVTVYILTAGIGNARCQIFQRQIHQNGGQTASSLCPGVTHVVVDDNMDSGRALRLLKVDCMPSGVQLVKCTWLSLCISEKQLLDEASYSLLLPKRDSETQHENMKKDLLNDKPVAETIVEPVSDQTKQEETVHMFSYSQTVLESKEEVRGEEDGVSQSDLEALITGQQHKEETPSLSLDPGPDSAAQKPVSGKWVCAHSSQSKTNNFNKHITDKLEVLAKAYTHQGDKWRALSYSKAVNALKSYHKPVTSYQEACQIPGIGKRMADKIDEIMESGHLRKLDHIGDAVPVLELFTNIWGAGAKTAQLWYQQGFRTLEDIRTKAHLNNTQKIGLKHYDDFLDRMPREEAAAIEKVVRDAALAIEPGLVAMACGSYRRGKATCGDVDVLISHPDGKSHKGIFSKVLQILHDSGFLTDDLVSHEENGDQKKYMGVCRLPGPGHRHRRLDVIVVPYNEFACAVMYFTGSAHFNRSMRAMAKTKNMSLSEHSLNEGVVRQGSLKVHGGTPLPTPTEKEVFSLLGIPYREPCERDW, encoded by the exons ATGGAACCTCGCCACGGGATCATGAAAGCTTTCCCAAAAGTTAAAAGAGCCAGAGTTCTTCAGGGAAAGGAAGCCCCCCCTTTAAAGAAGAAACCTGATGAATGTGATATCACAG GAAACACTTTTAATGGTGTCACAGTGTACATCCTGACTGCTGGAATAGGAAATGCCAGATGTCAGATCTTCCAAAGACAAATTCATCAGAATGGAGGACAGACGGCGAGTTCACTGTGTCCCGGTGTCACTCACGTTGTGGTAGATGACAACATGGACAGTGGCAGGGCTCTGCGATTACTGAAGGTGGACTGCATGCCCTCTGGAGTCCAACTGGTGAAATGCACTTGGTTGAGCTTGTGCATCAGTGAGAAACAACTGCTGGATGAAGCCAGCTACAGTCTTCTTTTACCCAAGAG GGACTCTGaaacacaacatgaaaatatgaaaaaagactTGCTGAATGATAAGCCTGTTGCAGAAACTATTGTAGAGCCAGTGTCTGATCAAACCAAGCAAGAGGAAACCGTACACATG TTTTCCTACTCTCAGACAGTCCTAGAAAGCAAAGAGGAAGTGCGAGGGGAAGAAGACGGCGTCTCTCAAAGTGACCTGGAAGCTCTCATCACTGGCCAGCAACACAAAGAGGAGACTCCTAGCCTCAGCCTCGATCCCGGTCCAGACTCTGCTGCTCAGAAGCCGGTCTCAGGGAAGTGGGTCTGCGCCCATTCCTCTCAGTCCAAAACTAATAACTTCAACAAGCACATCACAGACAAACTAGAAGTGCTGGCCAAGGCTTACACACACCAAGGAGACAAGTGGAGGGCACTGAGTTACTCCAAGGCTGTGAACGCACTGAAGAGCTACCACAAGCCTGTTACATCATATCAG GAGGCTTGTCAGATCCCAGGGATTGGAAAACGCATGGCCGACAAAATTGATGAAATAATGGAAAGTGGTCACCTGCGGAAGTTAGATCACATTGGAGATGCTGTGCCAGTACTGGAGCTTTTTACTAACATCTGGGGTGCAGGAGCTAAGACTGCACAGTTATGGTATCAACAG GGATTTCGCACTTTGGAGGACATCCGCACAAAAGCCCACCTGAACAACACTCAGAAAATAGGACTCAAGCACTACGACGACTTTCTTGACAGAATGCCcagagaagaagcagcagccatTGAGAAAGTG GTGAGGGATGCTGCTCTGGCCATAGAGCCGGGCCTGGTGGCAATGGCATGTGGTTCCTACCGCCGGGGAAAAGCCACATGTGGAGATGTTGATGTACTTATATCTCACCCTGACGGAAAGTCCCACAAGGGCATTTTCAGCAAAGTGTTGCAGATCCTCCATGACAGTG GGTTTCTGACAGATGACCTGGTGAGCCACGAGGAGAATGGAGATCAGAAAAAATACATGGGTGTGTGCCGCTTGCCAGGACCAGGCCACCGCCATCGCAGGCTGGACGTCATCGTGGTGCCCTACAATGAGTTTGCCTGTGCCGTCATGTATTTCACGGGGTCGGCGCACTTCAACCGCTCAATGAGGGCCATggcaaagacaaaaaacatgagCTTATCTGAGCACTCTCTTAACGAAGGCGTGGTGCGTCAAGGTAGCTTGAAGGTGCATGGTGGCACTCCACTTCCCACACCTACAGAGAAGGAAGTGTTTAGTCTGTTAGGCATACCATACAGGGAGCCTTGTGAAAGGGACTGGTGA
- the poll gene encoding DNA polymerase lambda isoform X3: MKKDLLNDKPVAETIVEPVSDQTKQEETVHMFSYSQTVLESKEEVRGEEDGVSQSDLEALITGQQHKEETPSLSLDPGPDSAAQKPVSGKWVCAHSSQSKTNNFNKHITDKLEVLAKAYTHQGDKWRALSYSKAVNALKSYHKPVTSYQEACQIPGIGKRMADKIDEIMESGHLRKLDHIGDAVPVLELFTNIWGAGAKTAQLWYQQGFRTLEDIRTKAHLNNTQKIGLKHYDDFLDRMPREEAAAIEKVVRDAALAIEPGLVAMACGSYRRGKATCGDVDVLISHPDGKSHKGIFSKVLQILHDSGFLTDDLVSHEENGDQKKYMGVCRLPGPGHRHRRLDVIVVPYNEFACAVMYFTGSAHFNRSMRAMAKTKNMSLSEHSLNEGVVRQGSLKVHGGTPLPTPTEKEVFSLLGIPYREPCERDW; encoded by the exons atgaaaaaagactTGCTGAATGATAAGCCTGTTGCAGAAACTATTGTAGAGCCAGTGTCTGATCAAACCAAGCAAGAGGAAACCGTACACATG TTTTCCTACTCTCAGACAGTCCTAGAAAGCAAAGAGGAAGTGCGAGGGGAAGAAGACGGCGTCTCTCAAAGTGACCTGGAAGCTCTCATCACTGGCCAGCAACACAAAGAGGAGACTCCTAGCCTCAGCCTCGATCCCGGTCCAGACTCTGCTGCTCAGAAGCCGGTCTCAGGGAAGTGGGTCTGCGCCCATTCCTCTCAGTCCAAAACTAATAACTTCAACAAGCACATCACAGACAAACTAGAAGTGCTGGCCAAGGCTTACACACACCAAGGAGACAAGTGGAGGGCACTGAGTTACTCCAAGGCTGTGAACGCACTGAAGAGCTACCACAAGCCTGTTACATCATATCAG GAGGCTTGTCAGATCCCAGGGATTGGAAAACGCATGGCCGACAAAATTGATGAAATAATGGAAAGTGGTCACCTGCGGAAGTTAGATCACATTGGAGATGCTGTGCCAGTACTGGAGCTTTTTACTAACATCTGGGGTGCAGGAGCTAAGACTGCACAGTTATGGTATCAACAG GGATTTCGCACTTTGGAGGACATCCGCACAAAAGCCCACCTGAACAACACTCAGAAAATAGGACTCAAGCACTACGACGACTTTCTTGACAGAATGCCcagagaagaagcagcagccatTGAGAAAGTG GTGAGGGATGCTGCTCTGGCCATAGAGCCGGGCCTGGTGGCAATGGCATGTGGTTCCTACCGCCGGGGAAAAGCCACATGTGGAGATGTTGATGTACTTATATCTCACCCTGACGGAAAGTCCCACAAGGGCATTTTCAGCAAAGTGTTGCAGATCCTCCATGACAGTG GGTTTCTGACAGATGACCTGGTGAGCCACGAGGAGAATGGAGATCAGAAAAAATACATGGGTGTGTGCCGCTTGCCAGGACCAGGCCACCGCCATCGCAGGCTGGACGTCATCGTGGTGCCCTACAATGAGTTTGCCTGTGCCGTCATGTATTTCACGGGGTCGGCGCACTTCAACCGCTCAATGAGGGCCATggcaaagacaaaaaacatgagCTTATCTGAGCACTCTCTTAACGAAGGCGTGGTGCGTCAAGGTAGCTTGAAGGTGCATGGTGGCACTCCACTTCCCACACCTACAGAGAAGGAAGTGTTTAGTCTGTTAGGCATACCATACAGGGAGCCTTGTGAAAGGGACTGGTGA
- the wbp1lb gene encoding WW domain binding protein 1-like b isoform X1 has product MRGVWSALKMGLFLHAVGSVTPTESAAERSLLHCEGVNNQSYICESGHCCGESQCCSYYYELWWFWLVWAIIFILSCCCVCHHRRTKHRLQQQQRQHEINLIAYREAHNYPSVPFYFRFLPNYLLPDYEEVVNRPPTPPPPYSALHTGPTSVASSPLSPEQQEGHCPAIQPTPVPPVSDSLCCRPSLEEPQPPTLDLRPKPDNKPMQTAQDSGMILLSDGLSREGLISQEKRSGSREDSCKDPLLKDLSEGCSEDKDRLPNGRRRRFTGDSGIEVCVCGTRGSGSCSGAGGTGQEGKELRELESLLGREGDDDDEEEEGEEAGDFCDSCGHRASFSVEEEQALGGLERRAARGPSGPPQSAHQIGSASLHPPVCLLLHTISEQEGAHHSTSTEPQG; this is encoded by the exons ATGAGAGGCGTATGGTCGGCTCTCAAAATGGGGTTGTTTTTGCACGCTGTCGGCTCTGTCACCCCCACCGAGTCCGCAGCAGAGAGG AGCCTACTGCACTGCGAAGGCGTCAACAACCAGAGTTACATCTGTGAGTCCGGTCACTGCTGCGGAGAGTCTCAGTGCTGCAGTTACTACTATGAGCTCTGGT gGTTTTGGTTAGTGTGGGCTATCATCTTCATtttgagctgctgctgtgtgtgccACCATCGCCGCAccaaacacagactgcagcAACAGCAGCGGCAGCACGAGATAAACCTCATCGCTTACCGTGAAGCACACAACTACCCCTCTGTGCCCTTCTACTTCA GGTTTCTGCCAAACTACCTCCTGCCTGACTATGAAGAGGTGGTCAACCGGCCACCTACTCCTCCCCCTCCCTACAGTGCCTTACACACAGGCCCAACCTCAGTGGCTTCTAGTCCACTGTCTCCTGAGCAGCAGGAGGGACACTGTCCAGCCATTCAGCCCACTCCAGTGCCCCCAGTCTCTGACAGTCTGTGCTGCAGACCCAGCCTAGAGGAGCCACAACCCCCCACTTTAGACTTAAGGCCCAAGCCTGACAACAAGCCCATGCAGACAGCACAAGATTCAGGCATGATACTGCTGTCAGATGGGCTCAGTAGGGAGGGACTCATCAGCCAAGAGAAAAGAAGCGGAAGTAGGGAAGACTCTTGCAAGGACCCGCTGCTGAAGGACCTATCAGAGGGTTGCTCTGAGGACAAAGATCGCCTCCCCAACGGAAGGAGGAGACGATTTACAGGGGACTCTGGGATtgaggtgtgcgtgtgtggcaCACGTGGGAGCGGCAGTTGCAGCGGAGCAGGAGGGACAGGCCAGGAAGGCAAAGAGTTGAGGGAGCTAGAGAGCCTGCTGGGGCGTGAGGGAGATGACGacgacgaagaggaggagggggaggaggccGGCGACTTCTGTGACAGCTGTGGCCATCGCGCCTCCTTCAgtgtggaggaggagcaggCGCTGGGCGGGCTGGAGAGGCGGGCTGCACGAGGGCCGTCAGGACCCCCTCAGTCAGCTCACCAGATAGGCAGCGCCTCACTCCACCCTCCAGTgtgcctcctcctccacaccaTCAGCGAGCAGGAGGGAGCGCACCACAGCACCAGCACTGAGCCGCAGGGCTGA
- the wbp1lb gene encoding WW domain binding protein 1-like b isoform X2, with translation MRWRDLSRIFGPWIIMPFNLGPTLSLLHCEGVNNQSYICESGHCCGESQCCSYYYELWWFWLVWAIIFILSCCCVCHHRRTKHRLQQQQRQHEINLIAYREAHNYPSVPFYFRFLPNYLLPDYEEVVNRPPTPPPPYSALHTGPTSVASSPLSPEQQEGHCPAIQPTPVPPVSDSLCCRPSLEEPQPPTLDLRPKPDNKPMQTAQDSGMILLSDGLSREGLISQEKRSGSREDSCKDPLLKDLSEGCSEDKDRLPNGRRRRFTGDSGIEVCVCGTRGSGSCSGAGGTGQEGKELRELESLLGREGDDDDEEEEGEEAGDFCDSCGHRASFSVEEEQALGGLERRAARGPSGPPQSAHQIGSASLHPPVCLLLHTISEQEGAHHSTSTEPQG, from the exons ATGAGGTGGAGGGACTTGTCTAGGATTTTTGGACCTTGGATCATCATGCCTTTTAATCTGGGACCCACGCTG AGCCTACTGCACTGCGAAGGCGTCAACAACCAGAGTTACATCTGTGAGTCCGGTCACTGCTGCGGAGAGTCTCAGTGCTGCAGTTACTACTATGAGCTCTGGT gGTTTTGGTTAGTGTGGGCTATCATCTTCATtttgagctgctgctgtgtgtgccACCATCGCCGCAccaaacacagactgcagcAACAGCAGCGGCAGCACGAGATAAACCTCATCGCTTACCGTGAAGCACACAACTACCCCTCTGTGCCCTTCTACTTCA GGTTTCTGCCAAACTACCTCCTGCCTGACTATGAAGAGGTGGTCAACCGGCCACCTACTCCTCCCCCTCCCTACAGTGCCTTACACACAGGCCCAACCTCAGTGGCTTCTAGTCCACTGTCTCCTGAGCAGCAGGAGGGACACTGTCCAGCCATTCAGCCCACTCCAGTGCCCCCAGTCTCTGACAGTCTGTGCTGCAGACCCAGCCTAGAGGAGCCACAACCCCCCACTTTAGACTTAAGGCCCAAGCCTGACAACAAGCCCATGCAGACAGCACAAGATTCAGGCATGATACTGCTGTCAGATGGGCTCAGTAGGGAGGGACTCATCAGCCAAGAGAAAAGAAGCGGAAGTAGGGAAGACTCTTGCAAGGACCCGCTGCTGAAGGACCTATCAGAGGGTTGCTCTGAGGACAAAGATCGCCTCCCCAACGGAAGGAGGAGACGATTTACAGGGGACTCTGGGATtgaggtgtgcgtgtgtggcaCACGTGGGAGCGGCAGTTGCAGCGGAGCAGGAGGGACAGGCCAGGAAGGCAAAGAGTTGAGGGAGCTAGAGAGCCTGCTGGGGCGTGAGGGAGATGACGacgacgaagaggaggagggggaggaggccGGCGACTTCTGTGACAGCTGTGGCCATCGCGCCTCCTTCAgtgtggaggaggagcaggCGCTGGGCGGGCTGGAGAGGCGGGCTGCACGAGGGCCGTCAGGACCCCCTCAGTCAGCTCACCAGATAGGCAGCGCCTCACTCCACCCTCCAGTgtgcctcctcctccacaccaTCAGCGAGCAGGAGGGAGCGCACCACAGCACCAGCACTGAGCCGCAGGGCTGA
- the as3mt gene encoding arsenite methyltransferase, protein MSEEKSCTAKSFADTTIHVDVKDYYGKVLKKSSDLKSNACVAPAQRIPAFIRQALKKVHPEVTDRYYGCGLVVPECLEGCRILDLGSGSGRDCYMLSQLVGENGHVTGIDMTEDQLEVARKYVDYHMQEFGYKKPNVSFVQGYIEALTEAGLERSSFDIIISNCVVNLSPDKKQVLAEAYHVLKDGGELYFSDVYSSGRLTEEIKNHKVLWGECLGGALWWKDLLRLAEEVGFSPPRLVTANVITVDNKELQDILGDFKFVSATYRLFKLPKGSTKPCQVIYNGSITGVEDSFQFDCQYTFKAEEVVEVDGEVASILTHSRFAEDFTFQPPGGPCGPCGVKPKAGSVDPFELVLQLDKESPGSATGGCCSTQSVACCK, encoded by the exons ATGTCAGAAGAAAAGAG ctgtactGCTAAAAGCTTCGCTGATACCACCATTCACGTGGACGTCAAG GATTATTATGGCAAGGTGCTCAAGAAATCCTCAGACTTGAAGAGCAACGCCTGTGTGGCTCCAGCCCAGCGCATCCCTGCCTTCATCCGCCAGGCTCTGAAGAAAGTGCACCCTGAAGTCACTGACAG GTACTATGGCTGTGGTCTGGTGGTGCCGGAGTGTTTGGAGGGCTGCAGGATACTGGACCTGGGCAGTGGAAGTGGGAGGGACTGCTACATGCTGAGTCAGCTGGTGGGCGAGAATGGTCATGTCACCGGCATTGACATGACTGAGGACCAG CTCGAAGTGGCCAGAAAATACGTTGACTACCACATGCAAGAATTTGGCTACAAGAAGCCCAATGTCAGTTTCGTCCAGGGCTACATTGAGGCCCTAACAGAGGCGGGTCTGGAAAGGAGCTCATTTGATATCATCAT TTCCAACTGTGTGGTGAATCTCTCTCCAGACAAAAAGCAAGTACTGGCTGAAGCCTACCATGTACTCAAG GATGGTGGTGAGCTGTACTTCAGTGACGTCTACAGCAGTGGAAGACTAACAGAGgaaattaaaaatcacaaagtgcTGTGGG GTGAGTGTCTTGGTGGAGCTCTCTGGTGGAAGGATCTGCTGCGATTGGCTGAGGAAGTGGGCTTCAGCCCCCCGAGGCTGGTTACAGCCAATGTCATCACTGTTGACAACAAAGAGCTGCAAGACATTCTGG GTGACTTCAAGTTTGTCTCTGCCACGTACCGCCTGTTTAAGCTCCCTAAGGGCAGCACCAAGCCCTGTCAGGTTATATATAATGGGAGCATTACAGGGGTAGAGGACAGCTTCCAGTTTGACTGTCAGTACACCTTCAAG GCCGAAGAAgtggtggaggtggatggagaggTGGCCAGCATCCTGACCCATTCCAGATTCGCAGAAGACTTCACTTTCCAGCCACCGGGAGGCCCCTGTGGGCCCTGTGGAGTCAAACCTAAG GCAGGCAGCGTGGATCCTTTCGAGCTGGTCTTGCAGCTGGATAAAGAAAGTCCAGGTTCAGCCACAGGGGGATGCTGCAGCACACAGTCTGTTGCCTGCTGCAAGTGA
- the cnnm2b gene encoding metal transporter CNNM2 isoform X4 — translation MVINMAEPLSQAPTAAKMASLNRVRALAMIFLTVTGCCVTPTSGKDGSEETVIIGLRLEDTDDISFMDRGYLRVSERSRVKLRVYGQNINNETWSKIAFTEHERSRAVGSLDSSSGDNQSQEDSSGLHPCGIRTSDIIILPNIILNRKTSGIVEIEVKPLRKTERSKAYYLCIATSTPAVAGMHDPWTENTWIYHDGDDTNVIVVEEKKFLLPFWLQVIFISMLLCLSGMFSGLNLGLMALDPMELQIVQNCGTEREKNYAKKIEPVRSQGNYLLCSLLLGNVLVNTTLTILLDDIAGSGLIAVVMSTIGIVIFGEIVPQAICSRHGLAVGANTIFLTKFFMLLTFPASYPVSKLLDYLLGQEIGTVYNREKLLEMLRVTDPYNDLVKEELNIIQGALELRTKTVEDVMTPLRDCFMIPGDATLDFNTMSEIMKSGYTRIPVFEGERSNIVDQLFVKDLAFVDPDDCTPLKTITKFYSHPLHFVFNDTKLDAMLEEFKKGHVGMVQQQC, via the exons ATGGTTATCAATATGGCAGAGCCGTTATCCCAAGCACCCACCGCTGCAAAAATGGCGTCACTTAACCGGGTCCGAGCTTTGGCGATGATTTTCTTAACTGTCACCGGCTGTTGTGTCACCCCGACAAGTGGCAAGGACGGGTCCGAGGAGACCGTCATCATTGGGCTCCGGCTGGAGGACACGGACGACATTTCCTTCATGGATAGGGGCTACCTGCGGGTGAGCGAGCGCTCCCGGGTGAAATTAAGGGTGTACGGGCAGAACATCAACAACGAGACCTGGTCCAAAATTGCTTTTACGGAACATGAGCGGAGCCGGGCGGTAGGGAGCCTTGACAGCTCCTCGGGGGATAACCAGAGCCAAGAGGACTCGTCCGGCTTGCATCCCTGCGGTATTAGGACTTCGGATATAATTATATTGCCCAACATCATCCTGAATCGAAAGACGTCCGGAATAGTTGAAATCGAGGTCAAACCTCTGCGAAAGACGGAGAGGAGTAAAGCGTATTACCTCTGCATCGCCACCTCCACACCGGCCGTGGCCGGGATGCACGACCCGTGGACGGAGAACACCTGGATCTACCACGACGGGGATGACACCAACGTGATAGTGGTGGAGGAGAAGAAGTTTCTGCTGCCTTTCTGGCTCCAggtcatcttcatctccatgcTGCTGTGCCTGTCGGGTATGTTCAGTGGGTTGAACCTGGGGCTCATGGCTCTGGACCCCATGGAGCTCCAGATAGTCCAGAACTGCGGCACGGAAAGGGAGAAGAATTACGCCAAAAAAATAGAGCCGGTCCGGAGCCAAGGGAATTACTTACTGTGCTCGCTTCTGCTCGGGAACGTGCTGGTGAACACCACGCTGACCATCCTGCTGGATGATATAGCCGGGTCGGGGTTGATTGCGGTGGTCATGTCCACCATTGGAATAGTGATTTTTGGGGAAATCGTGCCCCAGGCCATCTGCTCCAGACACGGCCTCGCAGTCGGCGCCAACACCATATTCCTCACCAAGTTCTTCATGCTGCTCACCTTTCCTGCTTCCTACCCGGTGAGCAAGCTGCTGGACTACCTGCTCGGACAGGAGATAGGAACCGTGTACAACCGGGAGAAGCTTCTGGAGATGCTGCGCGTCACGGACCCCTACAACGACCTGGTGAAGGAGGAGCTGAACATCATCCAGGGCGCGCTGGAGCTCAGGACTAAGACCGTGGAGGACGTGATGACGCCGCTCAGAGATTGCTTCATGATCCCCGGGGATGCCACCCTCGACTTCAACACCATGTCTGAGATCATGAAGAGCGGCTACACGCGCATCCCGGTCTTCGAGGGCGAGAGGTCCAACATAGTGGATCAGCTCTTCGTCAAGGACCTGGCGTTTGTGGACCCGGATGATTGCACCCCGCTTAAAACTATCACAAAGTTTTACAGCCACCCGTTGCATTTTGTGTTCAATGACACCAAGCTGGACGCAATGCTGGAGGAGTTTAAAAAAG GACATGTGGGAATGGTGCAACAGCAGTGCTAA